CGTGCGTGTCGCGACGCGCAAACGCGGCGGCCGCCTCCACGACGAACGGCGCCAGCAGTTCGCCGCCGCGCAACGCCGCGAAGATGCCCTCGCCAGTGAAGGGATCGAAGAAATCAGCCGCATCGCCGACCAGCGCAGCGCCGGCCGACCACGGCCGGCGCGCACGCGAAGCAAATGGGCCTGTTGCGCGCACCGGCGACACCCGGCGCGCGCCGGCGAAGCGCGGCGCGAGCGCGGCCTGTCGACCAATCCAGGCGTTGAGGAATGCCTCCGGGTCGCCCGACATCGTGCGCGCGTCCGGCGCCGAGACCACCAGCGCGACATTGGTCACGTTGTCGCCCACGTCGGCAAGACCGAGGTATCCGTCGGCGGCGACGTGCATTTCCCCAAGCGAGGTCATGCCGTCGATGCCACGATAGTGGGCGACCAGCGCGATGCGCCGCGGCCAGCGTGAAGTATGCGCCAGTCCGAGACGCCGGGCGACGATGGAACGCAGGCCGTCGGCGCCGATCACCACATCGGCCAGGATGTCGTGCGGACCGTCGACGGTGCGAACTCGCACACCAGCGGCCCGACCGGCGGCATCGTGCAGTACGTCCTCGACCTTCACCCCTTCGATGACCTGCACGCCGCGGGCGCGCACGCGTTCAATCAGCACCGTATCGAGGACTTCGCGCCGAATACCCAGGCCGCGATCGCGAAAGCCGCGAAACCCGTGACGCGCCACGAACTCGCCGTGGATGCGTCGACCCGAGGGCGCATGCACTTCCATGCCGGTCAACGCGGCCGCTTGCGCCTCGATGGCCTCCAGTGCCCCCATGGCCGACAGAATTCTGGCGCCTTCCGGGCTGAGGTACTCCGCGCACGGCTTCGCACGCGGAAATCGCGCGCGGTCAATCAACACGACATCCAGTCCCGCTTCCGCACAGTACCACGCGGTGGATGAGCCTGCGGGGCCGCCGCCGACCACCAAGACCTGCGTTGCGCGTGGAAGGGGCTCAGTGGGCATGATACGGAAGCTAACGCGCGGTCGCGCTCACTTGATCCCGCGTGTAGCGAGCACGACGGCAACCGCGGCGCCGGTGAGGGAGCAGGCCACATTCACGACATCGTTGTTCAGATGGCGAATGCCACCCACATGCGTGGTGGCGGTGCCGTCGCAGTGTTCGAGTCGCTCGGTGAGTCGCCCGCACGTTGGGCACGCGCGCCGCTCCTGCATCAACGCGCCGAGCAGTGTGTCAACGGTGGCGCCGGCCACTCCGCCCCACGCGACCGGCCACACGGCGGGCGCCGCAATCATGGACACTCCGTAGGCCAACCCCGAGAGCAGCAGGGCACCGAGCACGGCGCCAAGTGAGCCGTTCCACGTTACGGCCCCGGACGTTCCGGGTGGTACGCGTCGAAAACTCCGGAGCGACCACGGTTCACCGCCTACCAAGGTGCCAATCTCGGTGGACCAGGTGTCTGCTCCGGACGCGGCCAGGGCACCCGCTGCCCCGATCGCTGCGAGGGCCGCCATGGTGTCGCGCGGCCAGCGGTCGCCCGTCGATTCCCCGAGCAGGACGATGACCGCGGCGAGGACAAACACGCCGCCGTTGGCCAATACCTGTGCGGCATCCCGACGATTTCCCTTGCTGACGATGTCGCGCGTGCGCGCCGCTTTTCGCGCATGTCCGACGCGCGACAGGGCAGTGGCCAGCGCAAACCAGCCAATGAGATAGGCGCCCCAGGCCCACTGAACGCGCAGGGCGAGCGTGCCAATCACGAATGCGGCGACGGCGCCGTCGGCGCGAAGACTCCCGGCGCGCCACGCGGCCAACGCAATGGCACCGGCGAACGCGCACGCAACCCACCACGGGGCGGCGGAGACGGCGAGGTTGGCGACTGGTGACGTCATGGCCGATGCTGTCGGTGGGACCAGTCGAACGCAAGCGGTGCGCCGTCCCCTGGCGAAAGGCGGAAAGTGCGTGCGCCGCTTGTTTGAGTGACCCGCGACACGTTAGCTTCGCCCACAGTGACACACATGGTCGATGATTCCGTGACGCGGGCGACACCCCACGGCGAACCCGCGCTTGCGCGTACGGGTGGGCCGTTGGACGCGCGTCTGCCCTTGTCCCTGCTGGAGGCCGTCAAGGCCATCGATACACCTGAGGCTGAACTCGACGCCGAACTGGTGCATGAACTGCGCAACAAGCGATTCGGTTTGAGCGAGACCGTGCTGTCGCAGATTCGGCGCTACCAGGATGCCGTGCGACGCCAACAGCGCGTGCCGTTTGACGAGGTGCTCGCGCTGACGCGCCTGATCGGTCGTCGACCTGACGCGGATCTGGCATTCCGCGAAGCCGGACGTCGTTGGGCGCGCGCGGCGATCTCCACGATCGGCGCCACCAGTCGCAGCGCGGCCACGTCGTTGCCATCGCTGATCGGTCGACCGATTGCGCTGCGTCAACTGCGCCGTCTGGCGCGTCGATTCATGGATGCGACACTGGTGCGCCAAGGCAGTTCGCTGTTACTGGAAGTGGGATCGCCCGTGTCGGTCGATGCCGGACCGGGTGGCGCGGGGTGCGGCCTGTATGAGGCGGCCTTCCGTGAATCGTTGCATGTGCTGGCCGACGCCGATGGCGCGGTTGAGCACGTGATGTGTCGCGCCCGCGGTGACGCCCGCTGTCAGTGGCGTGCCGAGTGGCGCCGACGCTGACCCTGTCCGCCCTTCACCCGCGCTGCTCATGCTGACTGCCGACATGCTTCCGCGCCTCCAGCGTCTGATCGCCGACGCGGGGCTCGATGGCTGGTTGCTGTACGATTTTCGCGGCACCAACGCCATCGCGCACGGCATGCTGGGTTTTGACGGCCTCGTGTCGCGGCGCGTGTTCGCGTTCATCCCGCGCGAAGGCACGCCCATTGGCATACAGCACGCCATCGAACCGGGTCCGTGGGCCCGCTGGCCTGACGCGTGGCCGTTGCGCGTGTACAGCGGGTGGCGCGAGTTGGAGCACGAGTTGCACACGCTCGTTGCCGGTAAGCACGTGGCCATGGAGTATTCGGCCGGTGACGCGATTCCGTATCTCGACCGCATCCCCGCCGGCGTGTTGGAGATGGTGCGCGCCACTGGCGCGACCGTGGTGAGTTCCGGCGAACTGGTGTCGCAGGTGTACGCCACCTGGACGGCGACGCAACTGGCGTCGCATACGCGCGCGGCGGAAGTGATTCGCACGATTGCCCTCGAGGCCATTGATCATGCCGGGGCGATGATTGCGGCCGGTACGCCGGTGGCCGAGCACGAGGTGCAGCAACGGATTCTCGACGCGTTTGCGCGAGCCGGTCTGGAAACAGAACATGGGCCGGATGTGGCCGCGTCGGAGAGTGCCGCCAATCCGCACTACGCGCCGTCCGCCCTGACGCCCCGCGTGATACGACGCGGTGATTTGCTGTTGATTGACTTGTGGGCGCGCGAGTCCAACGGTGGTGTGTACGCCGACCAGACCTGGATGGCCTCGATGGGGCCGCCGTCGGCACGTGCGATCACCATCTGGGAGGCGGTGCGCGATGCGCGCGATGCCGCGCTGGCGTTGATCAGTGCCCGCGTGGCGGCCGGCCAACCGGTGCGTGGCGGCGAGGCGGATGATGCCGCGCGCGCGGTGATCACCACGCGCGGGTTCGGTCCGCAGTTCTGGCACCGCACCGGGCACAGTATCGACTCGCGCGAACTGCACGGCTCGGGTCCGCAGATCGACAATCTCGAATCGCGCGACGACCGTCTGCTGATTCCCGGTGTGGGATTCTCCATCGAACCGGGTATCTACCTGCCGGGCGAACTGGGCGTGCGCAGTGAAGTCAACTGTTTTGTGGGAGCGGACGCGTTGCTGGTGACGCCCGGGGTGGTGCAGCGGGATCTCATCGTCGTCTGAGCGGGCACTGATGCGCTCCCGGGGCCGGTTTGCGCGGCGTGTTGGTCAGGTCGCGTCGGTCCTGATGCTGGGCAACGCCTGTCGGGAGTCGCCGCCCGATGCCGCGGTGACGGGCCGTGTCGCTGACGTGCCCGCATCGCGTGGCTCTGTCGACAATTTAGAGGTCCGCGACCTGCCGCCTGACAGCGCGCTGCGGGCCCTGTGGGGCGCAGGCGCGCGCTATGTCGTGGTGACGGACACGTCGGCTTTGCACGGCGGCACAATTGTCGGAACGCTTGAAGCGCCGGCCGGACTGACCGGCGACTCCGCCATCACGCCCACGCACGACTTGAATGTGTGCAAGCCATTCACCGACACGCGAACGCCGTCCCAGGACGGCGGCGCAGGGAACGCCGTGGTGTGGCTGGTGGGCGTGACGACCGGGCCGCCGCTCAACGCCTCACGTCGGGCAGCGCTGACACTCGATCGCTGTCGGCTTGAGCCGCGCGTGCAACGCATGGCGCTTGGCGGCACCCTGCAGGTGACCTCGCGCGATGCGATGTCGTCGCGCCTGCGGTTTGTCGACGTGGGGGATGCCACCACGATCCGCGCGCAGGTGATGCTGACGGATGCCGGGCAAGTCGTGCCAACGGGCGAGGTGGCGGCGACGGCGGGGCTGGTGGAGGTCCGTGACGACAAGCACCCGTGGGTTCGCGCCTTCATCGCCGTGGCCCCGCATCCGTTTGTGGCCATCACGTCATCGAACGGGACGTTTCGATTTGACAGTGTGCCCGAGGGCACCTACACGCTGGTGGTGTGGCAGGAACAGCTGGGAGTCCGCACGCAGGTCCTCCAGGTGCACCGTGGCGTTGAGGTGAGGGTGAGGATGAAGTACCTGGTACCTAGTACCTAGTACTCAGTACTTAGTACCTAGTACTCAGTACTTAGTACCTGGTACTGAGTACTTAGTACCTGGTACTTGGTACTGTGTACTGTGTACTTACCAGACTCGCGTACTGTCCGCCCTCTCGGCGCATCAGTTCGTCGTGCTTGCCGACTTCCACGATCGATCCGCCGTCGAGCACGACCACGCGATGGGCGCGGCGCACCGTGCTCATGCGATGCGCAATGAGGAGGGTGGTGCGACCCTGCAGAAGTTCCTCCAGGGCTTCCTCGACGAAACGCTCGCTTTCGTTGTCCAAGCTGGACGTGGCTTCGTCGAGAATCACCACGGCGGGATTCTTGAGAAACACCCGAGCGATGGCGATGCGCTGGCGCTGTCCACCTGAGAGCTTGACGCCGCGCTCGCCGACGCGCGTGTCCCATCCACCGGGGAGACGCTCAATAAACTCGAGTGCATGGGCCGCTCGTGCCGCCTGCACCACGTCGGCGTCGCTGGCCTCGGGCCTGGCGTAGATGATATTCTCGCGAATCGTGCCGCTGAACAACACGGGTTCCTGCGGCACGATGCCGATCGCGCCGCGCAGCGATTCCAGTGAAAGCTGCCGCACGTCGATGCCATCCAGCGTGATGCGCCCTTCGGACACGTCCCAGAAACGCGGGAGCAGGCTGGCGACGGTAGTCTTGCCGCCGCCCGATCGCCCCACCAGCGCCAGCACTTCTCCCGGGGCAATGGTCAGCGTCAACTCGCGAATGACCATGGGCAGGTCGTCGGCGTAGCGGAACGACACCGCCTCGTAGGCCACGGCACCGCGCACCGGCGTGAGCAGCGCGCGCGGCCGCGCGGGATCGCGCACGGTGGCCTGCGTGTCCAGCAATTCAAACACGCGGGTTGCCGCGCCCAGGGCTTCCTGGAACGACCCGAACAGGGTGGCCAGCGAACCGACGGCGGCGGCCACGGTCAATGCATAAAACAGGAACGACACCAGCGCTCCGGCCGTCAGGCGACTGTTCAACACCTGCACACCGCCTTGCCACATGACCGCCACCACCGCCGCAAACGCGACGAAACCCACGATGCCGAAAAACGCCGCGCGGAGTTGCGCGCGCTGCACGGCGGCCATGACGACATCGCGCAACAGCTCGCCGAATCGGGCGATCTCCTGCTTTTCGCGCGTAAAGCTCTGCACGATACGAATGGCGCCGAACGCCTCGTCGGCCGTGCCCATGGCGCTCGCCACCCGATCCTGCACACCGATGCTGGCTTTGCGCAGGGCCCGACCAAAGACGATGGCCGCGCCGACCACCAACGGCACCACCGCCAGGGTGGTGAGCGTGAGGTGCGGATTGGTCACCGTGAGCATCAGGATGCCGCCGACCAGAAACAGCGACTGTCGGGAGAGTTCGGAGATCCACGAGCCGAGCAACGACTGCAGCAGTCCGAGATCGCTGGACAACCGGCTGGTGAGTTCACCGGTGCGGCGTTCCGTGAAAAACGACGGCGAGAGACGGATGAGATGCGCGAACGTTTGTTCGCGCAGGGTGGCGATGATCCGTTCGGTGGTCGCGCTGAGCAGATAGA
The Gemmatimonadaceae bacterium genome window above contains:
- a CDS encoding NAD(P)/FAD-dependent oxidoreductase, which codes for MPTEPLPRATQVLVVGGGPAGSSTAWYCAEAGLDVVLIDRARFPRAKPCAEYLSPEGARILSAMGALEAIEAQAAALTGMEVHAPSGRRIHGEFVARHGFRGFRDRGLGIRREVLDTVLIERVRARGVQVIEGVKVEDVLHDAAGRAAGVRVRTVDGPHDILADVVIGADGLRSIVARRLGLAHTSRWPRRIALVAHYRGIDGMTSLGEMHVAADGYLGLADVGDNVTNVALVVSAPDARTMSGDPEAFLNAWIGRQAALAPRFAGARRVSPVRATGPFASRARRPWSAGAALVGDAADFFDPFTGEGIFAALRGGELLAPFVVEAAAAFARRDTHAERNAWQGYETARRHTFAGKWRVERLIGTAVAFPRLMNGAARVLERDRDLSDLLIGITGDFVPASAMLRPHTLWRIATALLRGTTPSALPEWPPSPISTSVSPHVHRP
- a CDS encoding DUF92 domain-containing protein yields the protein MTSPVANLAVSAAPWWVACAFAGAIALAAWRAGSLRADGAVAAFVIGTLALRVQWAWGAYLIGWFALATALSRVGHARKAARTRDIVSKGNRRDAAQVLANGGVFVLAAVIVLLGESTGDRWPRDTMAALAAIGAAGALAASGADTWSTEIGTLVGGEPWSLRSFRRVPPGTSGAVTWNGSLGAVLGALLLSGLAYGVSMIAAPAVWPVAWGGVAGATVDTLLGALMQERRACPTCGRLTERLEHCDGTATTHVGGIRHLNNDVVNVACSLTGAAVAVVLATRGIK
- a CDS encoding aminopeptidase P family protein; this translates as MLTADMLPRLQRLIADAGLDGWLLYDFRGTNAIAHGMLGFDGLVSRRVFAFIPREGTPIGIQHAIEPGPWARWPDAWPLRVYSGWRELEHELHTLVAGKHVAMEYSAGDAIPYLDRIPAGVLEMVRATGATVVSSGELVSQVYATWTATQLASHTRAAEVIRTIALEAIDHAGAMIAAGTPVAEHEVQQRILDAFARAGLETEHGPDVAASESAANPHYAPSALTPRVIRRGDLLLIDLWARESNGGVYADQTWMASMGPPSARAITIWEAVRDARDAALALISARVAAGQPVRGGEADDAARAVITTRGFGPQFWHRTGHSIDSRELHGSGPQIDNLESRDDRLLIPGVGFSIEPGIYLPGELGVRSEVNCFVGADALLVTPGVVQRDLIVV
- a CDS encoding ATP-binding cassette domain-containing protein gives rise to the protein MAEARREAPRRKFLSPRPLARLLPLLRPYRARLALAAVCLLIAAAAGLVFPLVLRYLLDAAFELKDRVALNRVALVLLGVFAVQAVMNFVQVYLLSATTERIIATLREQTFAHLIRLSPSFFTERRTGELTSRLSSDLGLLQSLLGSWISELSRQSLFLVGGILMLTVTNPHLTLTTLAVVPLVVGAAIVFGRALRKASIGVQDRVASAMGTADEAFGAIRIVQSFTREKQEIARFGELLRDVVMAAVQRAQLRAAFFGIVGFVAFAAVVAVMWQGGVQVLNSRLTAGALVSFLFYALTVAAAVGSLATLFGSFQEALGAATRVFELLDTQATVRDPARPRALLTPVRGAVAYEAVSFRYADDLPMVIRELTLTIAPGEVLALVGRSGGGKTTVASLLPRFWDVSEGRITLDGIDVRQLSLESLRGAIGIVPQEPVLFSGTIRENIIYARPEASDADVVQAARAAHALEFIERLPGGWDTRVGERGVKLSGGQRQRIAIARVFLKNPAVVILDEATSSLDNESERFVEEALEELLQGRTTLLIAHRMSTVRRAHRVVVLDGGSIVEVGKHDELMRREGGQYASLVSTQYTVPSTRY